GCTGGTGAATGACTGGGCCGATGCCGCTATCGCATATCAGAAAGAGCATTATCCGAAAATGACGCTGGTTGAAGATCGCTTTGGCGTGGCGGAATCGGTAGATGATTCGATGCGTACTGCGAATGACCTGATGTCAAAATATAAAGATCTCAAAGGGATCATGTCATTTGGTTCGCAAGGTCCGATTGGCGCAGGCCGCGCAATTGATAAGCGTAAGAAAAACGACGCGATTTGCGTATTTGGTACATTCACGCCGGGACAGGGAATTAAGTTGCTGGAAAAAGGCGCCATTGATGGCGGATATATTTCTAATCCGATGACGGCGGGCAAAGTCTTTGTTCAGGTCGCCACGGCGATGATGAACGGCGAACCGATTAAGGATGGCGTAAAACTTGGCGATATGGGGCAAATTAACGTTCAGAACAATACCATTCTGAGTGATAACCCTGAAAAACTCGATCTTGAAAATACGCAACGTTTAGTGAAGTTAGGTTTGTAATTTTAGGTTTCATCACCGGGCCCGTCGTGGCCCGGATATCCTTTAGTCGTTCAGGAGCCGCAGATGACCCATATTGCAGAGCGAAATGCAGATGTGCCGTTAGTGACGTTGAAATCGCTGACTAAAAGCTTCGGCGGTCATCAGGCATTAAAAAATATTGATCTCACGCTAAATAAAGGTGAAGTCCACTGCCTTGCGGGGGCGAATGGTTGTGGCAAAAGCACGTTAATAAAAACGTTGAGCGGCGTTTATACCCCGGATACCGGTAGTGAAATTATCATTGATAATAAATCGTGGAGCAGACTTTCACCCGATAAAGCGCGTGAGTTAGGCATTCAGGTTATTTACCAGGATCTCTCTTTGTTTCCTAACCTGACGGTAGCTGAAAATATTGCCTTTGAATACAACCTGAAAGGGTATTTGCGCTGGCATAAAAAATCCCACCTGAAAGCCGTATCGCAGAAAATTATTCAGGAACTGAATTTTAATCTCGATGCAGATGCGCTGGTTCAACATTTGCCTATTGCGCAGCGCCAGCAGGTGGCGATTTGCCGTGCGCTGGTCGCAGAAGCCCGACTGGTTATCATGGATGAACCAACGGCTTCGCTTACCCGCACCGAAGTGAACCAGCTATTACGAACGGTGAATTATCTCCGTGATAAAAATATCACGGTGGTTTTTGTCAGCCACCGACTGGATGAAGTCAAAGAAATCTCCGACCGTATTACGGTGATTCGCGACGGTGAAATTATCGGAACCTGGGCGGCAGATCTATTGTCGCCGGGACGGATTACTGAACTGATGACCGGCAGAACGATCGTTCATCAGAAAAAATTACCGAATAGTATTGGTGGGAAAGTCGTTCTTGAACTGAATAAATTGAGCCGTAAAGGACAATTTGAAGATATTTCCTTCCAGCTTCACCAGGGGGAAGTGCTGGGATTATGTGGCTTATTAGGGTCAGGGCGAACAGAACTGGCATTGAGCCTTTTTGGTATTACCCACCCAGACAGTGGGGATGTTTATCTGGATGGGAAGAAGGTTGTGATTAAAGATAATACGCAAGCCGCGAAGTTGGGTATTGCTTATGTCTCTGAAGATCGCCTGACGCTGGGGGCCGTTTTACCGCAATCGGTCAGTGATAATATGGTGCTCTCGATCCTGAACCGGTTAAAAACACCCTGGCAATGTATTGATGAAAAGCGCCAGGAGACCCTTGTTAAGGAATGGATTCAGGATCTGGATATTAAAGTCACCGATCCTGATAACCCGTTGTCCACGCTTTCTGGCGGTAACCAGCAAAAAGTGGTGTTGGCGAAATGGATTTTGACTCGCCCGAAAGTATTGATTCTCGATGCGCCAACGGTAGGCGTTGATATTGGTGCGAAAGACAGTATTTATCAGCTTATCCACCGGCTTTCCGGTGTCGGTATCTCGGTGTTGCTGATTACTGATGAAGCGCCAGAAGCGTATTACAACTGCGATCGTATTTTCCATATGCAGCGCGGAAAGATTATTAACGAACTGCTGCCTTCTCTCTATACCGAACAACAACTCGCAGAGGTGATTAATGGCTAGTGTATTGCAGCCCCGGTTTCCACGTTCGGTCGAAGGATGGCTGGGCTGGGTTATTGTCCTGATGCTGGCGCTTTTTTCTCTGATGAGCGATGAGTTTCTGTCGATTCAGAATTTGCTGGACCTTACCGAAAGCTATGCCGTAACGGGGATTTTCGCCCTCGGTTTGTTTGTCGTACTGGTGACGGGAGGCATTGATATTTCGTTCGCAGCTGTCGCTTCCGTGGTGCAGTACATTGTGGCGTCGCTGTTGTTGAATGAGGCGATCGCGAATCCGCTGCTGTGCCTTGGGCTGGCGATTGTGCTGGGCGTCCTGTTTGGCCTGATTAACGCGATCCTTATTTATTACCTCAATGTGGTTTCCATCATTATCACTATCAGTATGCAATCACTGCTATTTGGCATGTTGATGTGGCTGACAAATGGTCACAGCATTTACGACTTGCCTGACTGGTGGGTGACCCAGCGATCCCTTTTCAGCTTTGGGTTTGAGGGGGAAGTTTATCAGGTTGGGCTGCCGTTGGTGGTGATGCTGGGCATGGCCTGCTTCACCTGGGTTGTGATGAATAAAACCCACATTGGACGTCAGCTTTATGCCGTGGGCGGCAGTACTGAGTCGGCGCGGCGTATTGGGATTCGGGTTTCACTCATTTATCTGTTCGCCTATGGCTATCTTGGCGCTGCGGCCGCGATTGGGGGAATGCTTCAGGCTTATCGTATGAGCGAGGTCGTGCCCAATGCGTTGGTGGGAGGGGAACTGGATGTACTGGCTGCCGCGGTGTTAGGGGGGGCGAGCTTATCCGGTGGTCGCGGGTCAGTTATTGGCACGTTGATGGGGGTGTTCCTCATCGGCATTCTGAAAAATGGTCTCAACCTGGTAGGTGTCTCCAGCTACTTCGTCAACATCGTCATCGGGGTGGTCATTGTCTCGGCAATTTGCGTCACTCACTACAAAAAACGTAAAGAAACGGACGTTGGATTCGTCTGACAGGGGGCTTGAAATGAAAAAACAGGCATATTTACCAATTGATGGCACCAGCTCCGGTTTACTGGCGATATGTTTTATCGCGGTAGTGGCATTTAGTGTGGCGATGCCCGGACGTTTTTTTACCGATAATACTTTTCTGAGTATTGCCTTCCAGTTGCCAGAACTGGGGCTGCTCACCTTCGCAATGTTTGTCCCTATGCTGAGTGGCGGGTTGAATCTGGCGATTATCGGCACGGCGAATTTGACCAGTCTGTTTATGGCCTGGCTGTTAATCCAGTATGTGCCTGCTGAGGCGTCTACCGGCCTGCAGTTGTGGTGGTTATTTCTGGCGATGCTGGGCGCGATGATGATCGCCATCGTGATAGGCGCTATCACGGGGATCATTATTTCCCGGGTGGGGGCGCACCCGATTCTGGTCACGCTGGGCAGTATGACGATTATCAGCGGCATTGGCATTTATCTTACCAAAGGGGCAGCTCTCAGTGGGATGCCACCCATTGTCCGCAGTATGGGGTCGGAAGTGATTTATGGCGTGCCGGTTCCCATGGTGATTTTTATTGTCACGACGATCATGCTGGCACTGTTCCTCGGAAAAACCCGCACAGGGAAGGTTATTTACATGTGCGGCAGCAATATCAATGCTACCTGGTTTAGTGGTATTCGGACCGACCGTGTACTGATGGCTATTTATGCCATATCCAGCCTGCTTTGCGTGCTGGCTGGACTCATTATGCTGGCCCGCTTTAACTCTGCGCGTATGGGCTATGGCGATTCTTATCTACTGCTGACAGTGCTGGCCATTGTTCTTGGCG
The DNA window shown above is from Citrobacter farmeri and carries:
- a CDS encoding ABC transporter permease, with translation MASVLQPRFPRSVEGWLGWVIVLMLALFSLMSDEFLSIQNLLDLTESYAVTGIFALGLFVVLVTGGIDISFAAVASVVQYIVASLLLNEAIANPLLCLGLAIVLGVLFGLINAILIYYLNVVSIIITISMQSLLFGMLMWLTNGHSIYDLPDWWVTQRSLFSFGFEGEVYQVGLPLVVMLGMACFTWVVMNKTHIGRQLYAVGGSTESARRIGIRVSLIYLFAYGYLGAAAAIGGMLQAYRMSEVVPNALVGGELDVLAAAVLGGASLSGGRGSVIGTLMGVFLIGILKNGLNLVGVSSYFVNIVIGVVIVSAICVTHYKKRKETDVGFV
- a CDS encoding ABC transporter permease, coding for MKKQAYLPIDGTSSGLLAICFIAVVAFSVAMPGRFFTDNTFLSIAFQLPELGLLTFAMFVPMLSGGLNLAIIGTANLTSLFMAWLLIQYVPAEASTGLQLWWLFLAMLGAMMIAIVIGAITGIIISRVGAHPILVTLGSMTIISGIGIYLTKGAALSGMPPIVRSMGSEVIYGVPVPMVIFIVTTIMLALFLGKTRTGKVIYMCGSNINATWFSGIRTDRVLMAIYAISSLLCVLAGLIMLARFNSARMGYGDSYLLLTVLAIVLGGTDPFGGVGKVGHVFCALLVLQVIATGLSLSGLSLHFNLAVWGITLIAALAFKFFKQKWQARRAMNNSLKAFQQQLATREGNNA
- a CDS encoding sugar ABC transporter ATP-binding protein, which produces MTHIAERNADVPLVTLKSLTKSFGGHQALKNIDLTLNKGEVHCLAGANGCGKSTLIKTLSGVYTPDTGSEIIIDNKSWSRLSPDKARELGIQVIYQDLSLFPNLTVAENIAFEYNLKGYLRWHKKSHLKAVSQKIIQELNFNLDADALVQHLPIAQRQQVAICRALVAEARLVIMDEPTASLTRTEVNQLLRTVNYLRDKNITVVFVSHRLDEVKEISDRITVIRDGEIIGTWAADLLSPGRITELMTGRTIVHQKKLPNSIGGKVVLELNKLSRKGQFEDISFQLHQGEVLGLCGLLGSGRTELALSLFGITHPDSGDVYLDGKKVVIKDNTQAAKLGIAYVSEDRLTLGAVLPQSVSDNMVLSILNRLKTPWQCIDEKRQETLVKEWIQDLDIKVTDPDNPLSTLSGGNQQKVVLAKWILTRPKVLILDAPTVGVDIGAKDSIYQLIHRLSGVGISVLLITDEAPEAYYNCDRIFHMQRGKIINELLPSLYTEQQLAEVING